Proteins from a genomic interval of Sphingopyxis sp. QXT-31:
- a CDS encoding lysophospholipid acyltransferase family protein produces the protein MSPSVATRADAARITWRTVARLALMVLTLLFLIVPHLCYRAVGRPSPMVMAFLNAVGWIAGLRIRTTGTRLRRDVLFVSNHVSWLDILALGGAARSAFVSKAEVETTPLVGWLADQNKTIYVQREAKREIHNQANSLREALARGRPVTLFPEGTTGPGDGLLPFRASLFQAIVPIPPKLRVQPVFLDYGAESSDIAWLDPESGLDNFKRLLARRRAIPLTIHYLEPLPDHVEQDRKAINEAARAAIAAEIAANARPSAAWRHRL, from the coding sequence GTGTCTCCCTCGGTCGCGACAAGGGCTGACGCCGCCCGCATAACCTGGCGCACGGTCGCGCGTCTCGCCCTGATGGTGCTGACGCTGCTGTTCCTGATCGTCCCGCATCTCTGCTACCGCGCCGTGGGCCGTCCTTCGCCGATGGTCATGGCCTTCCTCAACGCCGTCGGCTGGATCGCGGGACTGCGTATCCGCACCACCGGCACGCGGCTGCGGCGCGACGTCTTGTTCGTCTCGAACCACGTCAGCTGGCTCGACATCCTCGCGCTCGGCGGCGCGGCGCGCTCGGCCTTCGTGTCGAAGGCCGAGGTCGAGACGACGCCGCTCGTCGGCTGGCTCGCCGACCAGAACAAGACCATCTATGTCCAGCGCGAGGCCAAGCGCGAGATCCACAATCAGGCGAACAGCCTGCGCGAAGCGCTCGCGCGCGGGCGCCCGGTTACTTTGTTTCCGGAGGGTACGACCGGGCCCGGCGACGGGTTGCTACCCTTTCGCGCTTCGCTGTTCCAGGCGATCGTCCCGATCCCGCCGAAGCTGCGCGTCCAGCCGGTGTTCCTCGACTATGGGGCAGAGTCGAGCGACATCGCCTGGCTCGACCCCGAATCGGGCCTCGACAATTTCAAACGGTTGCTCGCGCGGCGGCGTGCGATCCCGCTGACCATCCATTATCTCGAGCCGCTGCCCGACCATGTCGAGCAGGACCGCAAGGCGATCAACGAGGCCGCGCGCGCCGCGATCGCCGCCGAAATCGCGGCGAATGCGCGCCCTTCCGCCGCGTGGCGGCATCGCCTATAG
- a CDS encoding Fur family transcriptional regulator has protein sequence MPGTIDLEALCHEKGLRITEQRRIIARVISDSEDHPDVETLYERASKIDSGISIATVYRTVRLFEEAGILDRHDFGDGRSRYEAAPEAHHDHLIDVETGKVIEFVDPELEALQKVIAERLGFRLVDHRMELYGVSLGRDKG, from the coding sequence ATGCCCGGTACCATCGACCTCGAAGCTTTGTGCCACGAAAAGGGGCTGCGTATTACCGAGCAGCGCCGCATCATCGCGCGCGTGATCTCCGACAGCGAAGATCATCCCGATGTCGAGACGCTCTATGAACGCGCGTCGAAAATCGACAGCGGCATCTCGATCGCGACCGTCTATCGCACCGTGCGCCTGTTCGAAGAGGCGGGCATCCTCGACCGACATGATTTCGGCGATGGCCGCTCGCGCTACGAAGCCGCGCCCGAGGCGCATCACGACCATCTGATCGACGTCGAAACGGGCAAGGTGATCGAATTCGTCGATCCCGAGCTCGAGGCGTTGCAGAAAGTGATCGCCGAACGGCTGGGTTTCCGCCTCGTCGACCATCGCATGGAGCTTTACGGTGTCTCCCTCGGTCGCGACAAGGGCTGA
- a CDS encoding MucR family transcriptional regulator, with protein MSEQADTSEMLVTLTADIVAAHVSNNSVAISDLSVLINNVHAALSGLGTQVIEEEKPVPAVSIRTSVKPDFIVCLEDGKKLKMLRRHLMTHYGMTPDDYRAKWGLPADYPMVAPNYAEKRRALAKEIGLGTKGRGGGRKPKVKKAA; from the coding sequence ATGTCGGAGCAAGCCGATACCAGCGAAATGCTGGTCACCCTTACGGCGGATATTGTCGCTGCCCATGTCAGCAACAATAGCGTCGCGATCTCGGATCTTTCGGTGCTTATCAATAATGTGCATGCCGCGCTTTCGGGCCTCGGCACCCAGGTGATCGAAGAAGAGAAGCCGGTTCCGGCGGTTTCGATCCGCACCTCGGTCAAGCCGGACTTCATCGTCTGTCTCGAAGACGGCAAGAAGCTCAAGATGCTGCGCCGTCATTTGATGACGCATTATGGCATGACCCCCGACGACTATCGCGCCAAGTGGGGCCTGCCCGCCGACTATCCGATGGTCGCGCCCAACTATGCCGAAAAGCGCCGCGCGCTGGCCAAGGAAATCGGCCTTGGCACCAAGGGCCGCGGCGGCGGTCGCAAGCCCAAGGTCAAGAAGGCGGCCTGA
- a CDS encoding GNAT family N-acetyltransferase, which translates to MSDDIRLATARVADLAAVMQVMEAAFDPAYGEAWSRAQLLTLFALPSARVCLAWDGETPCGFSAARIAGPESELLLLAVDPEWRGRGVGALLMADWQGWAAAEGAEDYFLEMRADNDAVHLYRQSGFSECGRRKDYYRGADGTIRDAITMRRFLHNRDN; encoded by the coding sequence ATGAGCGACGATATCCGCCTCGCCACCGCGCGTGTCGCCGACCTCGCGGCGGTGATGCAGGTGATGGAGGCGGCGTTCGACCCCGCCTATGGCGAGGCATGGAGCCGGGCGCAGTTGCTCACCCTCTTCGCCTTGCCCTCGGCGCGCGTCTGCCTCGCATGGGACGGCGAAACCCCGTGCGGCTTTTCGGCGGCGCGCATCGCCGGCCCCGAGAGCGAATTATTGCTCCTCGCGGTCGATCCCGAGTGGCGCGGCCGCGGGGTCGGCGCGCTACTGATGGCCGACTGGCAGGGCTGGGCGGCGGCCGAAGGTGCCGAAGACTATTTCCTCGAAATGCGCGCCGACAACGACGCCGTTCATCTCTATCGGCAGAGCGGTTTTTCGGAATGCGGTCGCCGCAAGGACTATTACCGCGGTGCCGACGGGACGATCCGCGACGCGATTACGATGCGTCGTTTCCTCCACAACCGAGATAACTAG
- the tsaB gene encoding tRNA (adenosine(37)-N6)-threonylcarbamoyltransferase complex dimerization subunit type 1 TsaB: MTASTASSEARRLVIDSASEACSVALFAGARLDDFRHEVIGRGHAERLVPLIAELAGGGRADAIFVGCGPGSFAGVRIGVAAARALALGWQVPVQGFSTLALVAAAAADVVAAAGGALVVMEGGHGQWFVQPFAADLSPRAAVQSLLPGAAIERGDALVVGNRAEAFVAQRGHGTALAMLPDARAFARLPAGAIFADPSPIYGRAPDAKPMVVSS, encoded by the coding sequence TTGACCGCTTCAACCGCATCGTCTGAGGCCCGCCGCCTCGTCATCGACTCCGCCAGCGAGGCCTGTTCGGTTGCGCTGTTCGCCGGCGCACGACTGGACGACTTTCGCCACGAAGTGATCGGCCGCGGCCATGCCGAGCGGCTCGTCCCGCTGATCGCCGAGCTGGCCGGCGGCGGGCGCGCCGATGCGATTTTCGTCGGCTGCGGCCCGGGCAGCTTCGCGGGCGTGCGCATCGGCGTCGCTGCGGCGCGCGCGCTGGCGCTCGGCTGGCAGGTGCCGGTGCAGGGCTTTTCGACTTTGGCGCTGGTTGCCGCGGCGGCCGCGGACGTCGTCGCCGCTGCGGGCGGCGCGCTCGTTGTGATGGAGGGCGGGCACGGCCAGTGGTTCGTCCAGCCCTTCGCCGCCGACCTGTCGCCGCGCGCTGCGGTGCAGTCGCTGCTGCCCGGCGCCGCGATCGAGCGGGGCGACGCGCTGGTCGTCGGCAACCGGGCCGAGGCCTTCGTCGCACAGCGCGGCCATGGCACCGCGCTGGCGATGCTGCCCGACGCGCGCGCCTTTGCACGGCTGCCCGCGGGGGCGATCTTCGCCGATCCCAGCCCGATCTACGGCCGCGCGCCCGACGCCAAGCCGATGGTTGTCTCCTCATGA
- a CDS encoding malonic semialdehyde reductase has translation MSEPLSNEALDQLFRTARTYNGYVDKPVSEEQLHAIWDLVKYGPTSANSLPARIVWVTSDEAKEKLAALALPANGDKIRKAPVTAIIGMDLEFYENLPELFPHADAKSWFDSNAELAHATAFRNSSLQGAYFILAARALGLDTGPMSGFSNEAVDAAFFADQPTVRSNFISTLGYGDPATIFDRSPRPGFDRFNRIV, from the coding sequence ATGAGCGAGCCGCTTTCCAACGAGGCCCTCGACCAGCTGTTCCGCACCGCGCGCACCTATAATGGCTATGTCGACAAGCCGGTGAGCGAGGAGCAATTGCACGCCATCTGGGACCTGGTGAAATATGGCCCGACCAGCGCCAACAGCCTGCCCGCGCGGATCGTCTGGGTCACCTCGGACGAAGCCAAGGAAAAGCTCGCGGCACTGGCGTTGCCCGCCAATGGCGACAAGATCCGCAAGGCGCCGGTGACCGCGATCATCGGCATGGACCTCGAATTCTACGAGAATCTGCCCGAGCTCTTCCCGCACGCGGATGCAAAGAGCTGGTTCGACAGCAACGCCGAACTGGCGCACGCGACCGCCTTCCGCAATTCCAGCCTGCAGGGCGCCTATTTTATCCTCGCGGCGCGCGCGCTCGGGCTCGACACCGGACCGATGTCGGGCTTCAGCAACGAGGCGGTCGATGCCGCCTTCTTCGCCGACCAGCCGACGGTGCGCAGCAACTTCATCTCGACGCTCGGCTATGGCGACCCCGCGACCATCTTCGACCGCAGCCCGCGGCCCGGCTTTGACCGCTTCAACCGCATCGTCTGA
- a CDS encoding NifU family protein — translation MLIETESTPNPATRKFLPGRAVMESGTRDFASPEEAQASPLATALFTLGDVTGVFFGRDFVSVTIAPGAEWADVKPDVLGIVMDHFLADMPLFHPASAAGFSVPAEDESFADDPADAEIIEQIKELIETRVRPAVANDGGDIVYRGFDKGNVYLKMQGACAGCPSSTATLKNGIESLLKHYVPEVTAVHAV, via the coding sequence ATGCTGATCGAAACCGAATCGACGCCCAATCCCGCGACGCGCAAATTCCTGCCCGGCCGGGCGGTCATGGAAAGCGGCACCCGCGACTTCGCGAGCCCCGAGGAAGCGCAGGCTTCGCCGCTCGCGACCGCGCTTTTCACCCTCGGCGACGTCACCGGGGTCTTCTTCGGCCGCGACTTCGTCTCGGTGACGATCGCGCCGGGCGCCGAATGGGCCGATGTGAAGCCCGACGTCCTCGGCATCGTGATGGACCATTTCCTCGCCGACATGCCGCTCTTCCACCCCGCGAGCGCCGCGGGCTTCTCGGTTCCCGCCGAGGATGAGAGCTTTGCCGACGATCCCGCCGACGCCGAAATCATCGAACAGATCAAGGAACTGATCGAGACGCGCGTCCGCCCCGCAGTCGCCAACGACGGCGGCGACATCGTCTATCGCGGCTTCGACAAGGGCAATGTCTATCTCAAGATGCAGGGCGCCTGCGCCGGCTGCCCCTCGTCGACCGCGACGCTGAAGAACGGCATCGAATCCCTGCTCAAACATTATGTGCCCGAAGTGACGGCAGTCCACGCCGTCTGA